From one uncultured Methanoregula sp. genomic stretch:
- a CDS encoding DNA-directed RNA polymerase subunit L → MIVKVLELEKDKVRLIIQGEGHTFMNTLVEELLSDPDIDVARYMIEFQFSDPELLVTTKGKKNPIPIIKKACKRISGHCDELIKGLKKN, encoded by the coding sequence ATGATTGTAAAGGTACTCGAACTCGAGAAAGACAAGGTAAGGCTCATCATCCAGGGAGAGGGCCACACGTTCATGAATACGCTTGTCGAAGAGCTCCTGAGTGATCCGGACATAGATGTGGCAAGATACATGATAGAGTTCCAGTTCTCGGATCCCGAACTTCTCGTCACGACAAAGGGCAAGAAAAATCCTATCCCCATCATCAAGAAGGCCTGCAAACGTATCAGCGGCCACTGCGATGAGCTCATCAAAGGGTTAAAGAAGAACTGA
- a CDS encoding MBL fold metallo-hydrolase, whose amino-acid sequence MKITLLGTGDAVGTPRIGCDCPQCTRAKTEGLTRLRTSLLVENCGRHLLIDSSPDLRFQLLRTGSPHIDAVLWTHGHYDHFIGFGEFYRVQNIPPVFAAPQVLNYCAETFRFLSFEKGAIQPYEPFEIFGMTVTLFVVKHPPAFTCGILLETGESRVAFTSDTNIDIPKRSLDLLQDLELLLLDALVPSSFTVHKHMNYLDACTLANQLAPKDFRCVHLSHFIPWDLPHLGKDGESFEFP is encoded by the coding sequence ATGAAGATAACCCTTCTTGGCACGGGAGACGCCGTCGGGACGCCCCGTATCGGGTGTGACTGCCCCCAGTGCACCCGTGCAAAAACCGAAGGGTTGACACGTTTACGGACATCCCTCCTTGTAGAGAATTGTGGCAGGCATCTCCTTATCGACTCCTCGCCGGATCTCCGTTTCCAGCTCCTTCGCACCGGTTCACCCCATATCGATGCAGTGCTCTGGACGCACGGGCATTATGATCATTTCATCGGTTTCGGGGAGTTTTACCGGGTCCAGAATATCCCCCCGGTATTTGCCGCACCGCAGGTCCTGAACTATTGTGCAGAAACGTTCCGGTTCCTCTCCTTTGAGAAAGGTGCCATACAGCCATACGAGCCGTTTGAGATCTTCGGGATGACCGTAACCCTTTTTGTGGTTAAGCATCCTCCGGCGTTCACTTGCGGCATACTTCTGGAGACCGGGGAGTCACGGGTTGCCTTCACTTCCGACACCAACATCGATATCCCAAAAAGAAGCCTGGACCTCCTGCAGGATCTAGAGCTTCTCCTGCTGGACGCGCTTGTACCATCAAGTTTCACCGTCCATAAACACATGAACTATCTTGATGCATGCACTCTGGCAAATCAGTTAGCCCCAAAGGATTTCCGCTGTGTTCATCTGAGTCATTTCATTCCCTGGGATCTCCCCCATCTCGGAAAAGACGGCGAATCATTCGAATTTCCATAA
- the frhD gene encoding coenzyme F420-reducing hydrogenase, FrhD protein: protein MLYSEIVIAGCGNPLFADDGFGPAVIEEMEKLSLPDNVTILDAGLGGPHFVFTLLDPEVTKKLIIVDIADYGAEPGSITKLRVEDLPPGAYRDAHSWDLTEPLQRIKDKIEVTIIGVQPARVTAPEFELGLSDELEKAIPKTIRVILEMIGVDYGTTIECLQEKHQRGTAQTGGITETR from the coding sequence ATGCTGTATTCAGAGATCGTAATAGCAGGGTGTGGAAACCCCCTGTTTGCCGATGACGGCTTTGGCCCGGCAGTAATTGAAGAGATGGAAAAACTCTCGCTTCCCGACAATGTAACGATACTGGATGCGGGCCTTGGCGGCCCGCACTTTGTTTTTACGCTGCTCGACCCGGAAGTGACGAAAAAACTCATCATCGTCGATATTGCCGATTACGGGGCAGAGCCAGGATCCATTACCAAACTCCGTGTCGAGGATTTACCACCGGGCGCGTATCGTGATGCCCATTCGTGGGATCTGACCGAACCGCTCCAGCGGATCAAGGATAAGATCGAGGTTACGATCATCGGAGTCCAGCCGGCAAGGGTTACTGCTCCCGAATTCGAACTCGGGCTTTCCGATGAACTCGAGAAAGCTATACCGAAGACGATTCGGGTAATACTGGAAATGATTGGAGTAGATTATGGGACTACTATCGAGTGTCTTCAAGAAAAACACCAGCGCGGAACCGCCCAAACCGGCGGCATCACCGAAACCCGCTGA
- the frhA gene encoding coenzyme F420 hydrogenase subunit alpha, which translates to MSKVVEISPTTRHEGHSKLVLKVNDAGIIETGNWCSITPVRGVEKLAVGKTPEQVPKIASRVCGICPIAHNLAGTEAMEASIKCEIPNDARMLRHILQLANRCHSIALHDILILPDFYIPGTETKINPFTAEEPVRSVAKRIQRLREISQTIGQIAGGDCIHPRNTRIGGMYRNCSEQAKTKMYDLAKEGLTLAHAQAEFMIAVIRAYHKRDFVDVGGMKVALPKTLGYHDQGYLATHAFYGSSSLDECPSWDIRRFKEARPWDWYMGEMEVSLEEPRYPIGGTTKMGTKTNPQMEACTGIPMYDGQPVEVGPRARLVTYKNFDEKGTQGQNIAREMEYQDCFYEMIDCIDELNTSGKVVADYIPDGDGSLGWAANEAPRGTDVHIARVKDWKVQYFSMLVPTTWNFATCSKALEGAPWQLAEVIMRGYDPCVSCATHMIVVDEDNKVVAQKLIQ; encoded by the coding sequence TTGTCGAAAGTTGTAGAGATTTCCCCAACCACAAGACATGAGGGACACTCAAAACTTGTCTTGAAGGTTAACGACGCAGGAATCATCGAGACAGGTAACTGGTGTTCCATTACCCCGGTGAGGGGCGTTGAGAAACTTGCCGTGGGTAAGACCCCAGAGCAGGTTCCCAAGATCGCGTCCCGTGTCTGTGGTATCTGTCCGATTGCCCACAACCTCGCGGGTACTGAAGCGATGGAAGCATCCATCAAGTGCGAAATTCCCAATGATGCACGGATGCTCCGTCACATCCTTCAGCTCGCGAACCGGTGTCACAGCATTGCACTGCACGATATCCTGATCCTGCCCGACTTCTATATTCCGGGTACCGAGACCAAGATCAACCCGTTCACGGCAGAAGAGCCGGTGCGTTCTGTTGCAAAGCGGATCCAGAGACTCCGTGAGATCAGCCAGACCATCGGCCAGATTGCCGGCGGCGACTGTATCCACCCGAGAAACACCCGTATCGGTGGTATGTACCGCAACTGCTCCGAGCAGGCCAAGACCAAGATGTACGACCTCGCCAAGGAAGGACTCACCCTTGCCCATGCACAGGCAGAGTTCATGATTGCGGTCATCCGCGCCTACCACAAGAGAGACTTCGTGGATGTCGGCGGCATGAAGGTCGCACTGCCCAAGACCCTCGGTTACCACGACCAGGGTTACCTAGCAACCCACGCATTCTATGGCAGCTCAAGCCTTGACGAGTGCCCCAGCTGGGACATCCGCAGGTTCAAGGAAGCACGGCCATGGGACTGGTACATGGGTGAGATGGAAGTCTCGCTCGAAGAGCCACGCTACCCGATTGGCGGAACCACCAAGATGGGAACCAAGACGAACCCGCAGATGGAAGCCTGCACCGGCATTCCGATGTACGACGGCCAGCCCGTTGAAGTCGGTCCCCGTGCACGTCTCGTCACTTACAAGAATTTTGACGAGAAGGGTACCCAGGGCCAGAACATTGCCCGTGAGATGGAATACCAGGACTGTTTCTACGAGATGATCGACTGCATCGACGAGCTCAACACGAGCGGCAAAGTCGTTGCAGACTACATCCCCGACGGCGACGGCAGCCTCGGCTGGGCAGCCAACGAAGCCCCCCGTGGAACCGATGTCCACATTGCACGCGTCAAGGACTGGAAGGTCCAGTACTTCAGCATGCTCGTCCCGACCACCTGGAACTTTGCAACCTGCAGCAAGGCACTTGAGGGTGCACCCTGGCAGCTCGCAGAAGTTATCATGCGTGGGTACGACCCCTGTGTATCATGTGCAACCCACATGATCGTCGTGGATGAAGACAACAAGGTAGTGGCTCAGAAGCTCATCCAGTGA
- the map gene encoding type II methionyl aminopeptidase — MKDEVFDKYREAGGIAAKILKEGAQAIRIGTSYLDLVESIEAKVHEEGAGLAFPLNISLNEDAAHDTASYGDVRVFASGDVVKLDLGVQIEGYIADTATTVDLGRNSLLLQASEHALESAIKIIRPGVTAGELGAAVQTEIEGRGYRPISNLTGHGLDRYVLHRSPTIPNVGMAGGVMLEEGMVFAIEPFATTGSGHVGEKTRVEIYSQISQKPVRIPAARTVMEKIKDRHGLPFARRWMGEKKLDITFPSLVRSQILHGYPVLADIPGSLVSQHEHTVLVTSDGCVVTTR, encoded by the coding sequence ATGAAGGACGAGGTTTTCGATAAATACCGTGAAGCGGGAGGCATTGCAGCAAAAATTCTCAAAGAAGGGGCGCAGGCAATACGGATTGGAACATCGTACCTCGATCTCGTCGAATCCATTGAAGCAAAAGTCCATGAAGAGGGGGCCGGGCTTGCATTTCCTCTCAATATCTCCTTAAATGAGGATGCCGCGCACGACACCGCATCCTATGGAGATGTGCGGGTATTTGCCAGCGGGGACGTAGTAAAACTGGATCTCGGGGTCCAGATTGAAGGATACATTGCAGATACCGCAACAACCGTCGACCTTGGCCGCAATTCCCTTCTCCTCCAGGCCTCCGAACATGCGCTGGAATCCGCCATAAAAATAATCAGGCCGGGTGTTACTGCAGGAGAACTCGGGGCAGCGGTCCAGACGGAGATCGAAGGGAGAGGTTATCGCCCTATCTCCAACCTGACCGGGCATGGACTGGACCGGTATGTTCTCCACCGCTCCCCAACAATCCCCAACGTGGGTATGGCCGGGGGCGTGATGCTCGAAGAGGGCATGGTATTTGCCATCGAACCGTTCGCAACGACAGGAAGCGGGCACGTTGGCGAGAAAACCCGGGTCGAAATTTATTCACAGATCTCACAGAAACCGGTACGCATTCCCGCTGCACGGACAGTTATGGAGAAGATCAAAGACCGCCACGGACTGCCATTTGCCCGCAGGTGGATGGGTGAAAAAAAACTGGATATCACCTTCCCATCACTCGTAAGGTCGCAGATCCTTCACGGGTACCCGGTACTTGCCGATATTCCGGGTTCCCTTGTCTCCCAGCACGAGCACACGGTACTTGTGACAAGTGATGGCTGCGTCGTGACTACACGATGA
- the mptA gene encoding GTP cyclohydrolase MptA, producing MKTKKTEQATDKSFSKELPDVQATSPDVRINLTRVGVKNVKKLVEVHRHEKRPVIFISNFDVYVDLPGSLKGANLSRNFEVIDEVLQQAIDGDVNQIEKLCSVVARKLLDRHEYADRTEVFMRSEFMVKRETPVSHTVCHEVVKVHARAVARRTFREPIVRKSIGAEVTGMTACPCAQNIMKERAMRVLQGLNVDKETIDAFFSEVPMATHNQRGRGFLCIETDDDQHVDLEEIISILKESMSSGIYELLKRGDEGQVVLNAHKNPRFVEDCVREMAKKVLAEFDYLSGDSVVTIKQTNEESIHQHDAYAERRATIAELVDELNGEKQAND from the coding sequence ATAAAAACTAAAAAAACTGAACAGGCTACGGATAAATCATTCAGCAAGGAACTGCCAGACGTTCAGGCAACATCTCCTGATGTCCGGATAAACCTCACCCGTGTCGGTGTAAAAAACGTAAAAAAGCTCGTCGAGGTTCACCGTCACGAGAAACGGCCGGTAATTTTTATCTCTAATTTTGATGTATATGTGGATCTGCCCGGAAGTCTCAAGGGTGCAAACCTTTCACGGAATTTCGAAGTGATCGATGAAGTCCTCCAGCAGGCTATCGATGGCGATGTCAACCAGATAGAAAAACTCTGCAGTGTTGTTGCGCGAAAACTCTTGGATCGCCATGAGTACGCAGACAGGACGGAAGTCTTCATGCGCAGCGAATTCATGGTCAAGCGCGAGACACCGGTCAGTCATACCGTCTGCCATGAAGTTGTGAAAGTACATGCCCGTGCAGTTGCCCGGCGCACGTTCCGCGAGCCCATCGTACGCAAGAGTATCGGGGCTGAAGTAACCGGGATGACGGCCTGCCCGTGCGCCCAGAATATCATGAAAGAACGGGCCATGCGGGTTCTGCAGGGCCTCAATGTGGATAAAGAGACCATTGACGCCTTCTTCAGCGAAGTTCCCATGGCAACCCACAACCAGCGCGGCCGGGGATTTCTCTGCATAGAAACTGATGACGACCAGCACGTAGACCTCGAAGAGATCATCAGTATTCTCAAGGAATCGATGAGCAGTGGTATTTACGAACTCCTGAAGCGCGGAGATGAGGGGCAGGTTGTGCTGAACGCGCATAAGAATCCCCGGTTTGTGGAGGACTGTGTCCGCGAGATGGCAAAGAAAGTGCTGGCAGAATTTGATTATCTTTCAGGCGATTCAGTAGTCACGATCAAGCAGACCAACGAGGAAAGCATCCACCAGCACGACGCATATGCCGAGCGGCGGGCCACGATTGCCGAATTGGTCGATGAATTGAACGGCGAAAAACAGGCTAACGACTGA
- the frhG gene encoding coenzyme F420 hydrogenase subunit gamma, with protein MADKITLGYTHLSGCTGCTVALADNYAGLLTLLDKYVDLKYMPTLADARHIQQVDVSFVEGSVCINDKLAVAEIKETREKSAIVVALGGCACYGNITRFSRGGQQNQPAHEAYLPIGSLIKVDVFIPGCAPTPQMIRNVAVMAYLLLKGTKEQKDLATAFLTPLMKMTESNSACFCDLMTNVINQGLCMGCGSCAAACPVNAITMEYGKPNGERDLCIKCGACYAQCPRGFFNTDVISQYEAINEAIMAALQ; from the coding sequence GTGGCAGACAAGATTACATTAGGCTACACCCACCTGAGTGGGTGCACCGGTTGTACTGTGGCATTAGCAGACAACTACGCCGGATTGTTAACGCTCCTCGACAAGTACGTAGACCTTAAGTATATGCCAACACTTGCAGACGCAAGGCACATTCAGCAGGTAGACGTTTCATTCGTTGAGGGTTCAGTTTGTATTAACGACAAACTCGCAGTAGCAGAGATCAAGGAAACCCGTGAGAAGTCAGCAATCGTGGTCGCCCTCGGCGGCTGTGCCTGTTACGGCAACATCACCCGGTTCTCCCGCGGTGGCCAGCAGAACCAGCCGGCACACGAGGCATACCTGCCGATCGGCAGCCTGATCAAGGTCGATGTGTTCATCCCCGGATGCGCACCGACCCCCCAGATGATCAGGAACGTTGCCGTGATGGCATACCTGCTCCTCAAGGGAACCAAGGAACAGAAGGACCTTGCAACTGCATTCCTGACCCCGCTCATGAAGATGACGGAATCCAACAGTGCATGCTTCTGCGACCTGATGACCAACGTCATCAACCAGGGACTCTGCATGGGATGCGGCAGCTGTGCAGCAGCCTGCCCGGTCAATGCGATCACCATGGAATATGGCAAGCCTAACGGCGAGCGCGACCTGTGCATCAAGTGCGGCGCATGCTATGCTCAGTGCCCGAGAGGGTTCTTCAACACTGATGTCATCAGCCAGTACGAAGCGATCAACGAGGCCATAATGGCGGCACTCCAGTAG
- a CDS encoding Xaa-Pro peptidase family protein yields MDPLSAAITEHDADSYVMYASSRDADMRYMTHFTTSDPFVFFKKPGEKGTIIVSQMETGRASRESTAAVMTRTQAGLPEIMKTENDPLRATAKMIAGMAGKKILVPPQFPHGLATVLEDYCSVSVDTGTVLSMRARKSRAEIVTMKRVQKITESAMEKAVSLIRNSSVKKGILHYNGAPLTSEYVKFVMHCHLMEQECSAVDTIVSCGEDTAIPHMTGTGALKADEPIVIDLFPVEEKTGYFADMTRTVVKGKPSQDIRDMYDALREAKQLGISRVRAGVSGADVYQGVVDYFNDCGYESNTKGFVHNLGHGVGLHIHELPTVGPAGKTLEKGNVITIEPGLYYPGIGGVRLEDIGAVTAKGFEKFTAFPEDLIV; encoded by the coding sequence ATGGATCCCCTTTCAGCAGCAATCACGGAGCATGACGCCGATTCATATGTCATGTATGCCTCTTCACGGGATGCAGATATGCGTTATATGACGCATTTCACGACCAGTGATCCGTTTGTCTTTTTCAAGAAGCCGGGTGAGAAAGGCACGATCATTGTCTCGCAGATGGAGACGGGGCGCGCGTCACGCGAATCAACGGCAGCAGTGATGACACGAACCCAGGCCGGGCTTCCCGAGATCATGAAAACAGAGAACGATCCCCTCAGGGCAACCGCGAAGATGATTGCGGGTATGGCAGGGAAAAAGATCCTCGTCCCGCCCCAGTTCCCCCACGGTCTTGCAACGGTGCTTGAGGATTACTGCTCAGTTTCAGTAGACACCGGGACCGTTCTGTCGATGAGAGCCAGAAAATCCCGGGCCGAGATTGTGACCATGAAACGGGTCCAGAAAATTACAGAATCTGCAATGGAAAAGGCCGTCTCCCTTATCAGGAATTCTTCCGTAAAAAAAGGTATCCTGCATTATAACGGAGCGCCATTGACATCAGAATACGTGAAATTTGTCATGCACTGCCACCTCATGGAACAGGAATGCAGCGCCGTAGACACGATCGTCTCCTGCGGAGAGGATACTGCCATCCCCCATATGACGGGCACAGGGGCCCTGAAAGCGGACGAGCCGATCGTCATCGACCTCTTCCCGGTTGAAGAGAAGACCGGATATTTTGCAGACATGACGCGGACCGTTGTGAAAGGGAAGCCTTCACAGGATATCAGGGATATGTACGATGCTCTGCGCGAGGCAAAACAGCTGGGCATCTCCCGGGTCAGGGCAGGGGTATCGGGAGCTGACGTTTATCAGGGAGTCGTTGATTATTTCAACGACTGTGGTTATGAAAGCAATACGAAAGGTTTTGTGCACAATCTCGGTCATGGTGTGGGACTGCACATCCACGAATTGCCAACCGTAGGCCCCGCAGGAAAAACCCTGGAGAAGGGCAATGTGATCACCATAGAACCCGGGCTGTATTATCCGGGAATCGGCGGGGTGCGACTGGAGGATATCGGGGCGGTTACGGCGAAAGGATTTGAGAAATTCACGGCATTTCCAGAGGATCTGATCGTATGA
- a CDS encoding translation initiation factor IF-2 subunit beta — MTDPYETLLKQAYSNITEKTESSERFIVPEAKAYVEGKTTVLENFTEIVGKVRRDPDHLMKFLLGELGTSGKIDGNRAIFNGKFEITLIKAIIKSYVEDYVICSECGKPDTRLVKDDRVMILRCDACGSHRPVRKRKARTEPVSENLEEGTVMDVEIQSISKRGDGVVKMGRYIMYVSNAKPGQKVRIKISRISGSIVFTERAPEE; from the coding sequence ATGACGGACCCGTATGAAACACTCCTCAAACAGGCTTATTCCAATATCACGGAAAAAACCGAATCCTCTGAACGTTTTATAGTTCCCGAGGCAAAGGCATACGTTGAGGGCAAGACCACGGTTCTTGAAAATTTTACTGAGATTGTCGGTAAAGTCCGCCGTGACCCGGATCACCTGATGAAGTTCCTTCTCGGGGAACTGGGGACGAGCGGGAAAATTGACGGGAACCGGGCGATTTTCAACGGGAAGTTCGAGATCACGCTGATAAAAGCGATCATCAAGAGCTATGTAGAGGATTATGTCATCTGTTCTGAATGTGGCAAGCCCGATACACGTCTTGTCAAGGATGACCGGGTCATGATCCTCCGGTGTGATGCCTGCGGGAGTCACCGGCCGGTACGCAAGAGAAAAGCCAGAACCGAACCGGTCTCTGAGAACCTTGAAGAAGGGACTGTTATGGATGTCGAGATCCAGTCAATCTCGAAACGGGGCGACGGTGTTGTCAAAATGGGCCGGTATATCATGTATGTCTCGAATGCGAAACCCGGCCAGAAAGTCAGGATCAAGATCTCACGCATCTCGGGCTCGATTGTCTTTACCGAACGTGCGCCTGAGGAATAA
- a CDS encoding NAD(P)H-dependent oxidoreductase yields the protein MKICIIYHSETGNTRHVAQHLASACDGKLIDITDKASYHRLTRFLVLCKMAQREEKTSIEPTSIDVSDFDQLVFGSPVWAFKPTPAIHAAIDALKGCEGKKATAFFTHGGRPGQTAEIFQKWIEARGMKCVGNANISDKDIENEKKTRELVAVLIKNAN from the coding sequence ATGAAGATCTGCATCATTTATCACAGCGAGACCGGCAACACCCGGCATGTTGCACAACACCTTGCATCGGCTTGTGACGGGAAACTGATCGATATTACTGATAAGGCCAGCTATCACCGTCTCACCCGGTTCCTTGTCCTGTGCAAGATGGCACAAAGAGAAGAGAAGACATCTATCGAACCCACGTCTATCGATGTTTCCGATTTCGATCAACTGGTATTTGGATCTCCGGTATGGGCCTTCAAGCCAACGCCAGCCATTCACGCCGCGATTGATGCACTGAAGGGTTGCGAGGGAAAGAAGGCGACCGCGTTCTTCACCCATGGCGGCCGCCCGGGCCAGACCGCAGAGATTTTCCAGAAATGGATCGAGGCACGCGGAATGAAATGTGTTGGAAACGCCAACATATCTGATAAGGATATTGAAAATGAGAAGAAGACCCGGGAACTGGTCGCAGTCCTGATAAAAAACGCAAACTAG
- the ilvC gene encoding ketol-acid reductoisomerase, whose protein sequence is MLKKFYEADADLGVLKGKKIAVIGYGSQGRGQSLNLKDSGLDVVIGLRPGKSWDAAVKDGMKVMKVPDAVKSADIVQILVPDELQGGVYKNEIQPNLTVNKCLMFSHGFNIHFGQIIPPATVDVIMVAPKGPGFMVRRQYEEGKGVPALIAVHQDHTGNAHKIALAYAKGIGATRAVVLETSFREETETDLFGEQAVLCGGCTSLVKAGFETLVDAGYEPEMAYLEVCHELKLIVDLIYEGGLTNMRQYISNTAQYGDLTRGSRVIGPEAYEAMQEILEEIQSGKFAREWMLENLVNRPVFTALTNADEEHLIEEVGKEVRGMMPQFRR, encoded by the coding sequence ATGTTAAAAAAGTTCTATGAGGCTGATGCAGATCTTGGCGTGCTGAAAGGCAAAAAAATCGCCGTGATCGGCTACGGGTCGCAGGGCAGAGGGCAGTCGCTGAACCTGAAGGACAGCGGGCTTGATGTTGTCATCGGCCTGCGCCCCGGGAAGAGCTGGGATGCTGCCGTCAAGGACGGCATGAAAGTGATGAAGGTCCCAGACGCGGTCAAGAGTGCCGATATCGTCCAGATCCTTGTTCCCGATGAGCTCCAGGGCGGGGTGTACAAAAACGAGATCCAGCCCAACCTTACCGTGAACAAGTGCCTCATGTTCTCCCACGGATTCAATATTCACTTCGGCCAGATCATCCCGCCGGCAACCGTGGATGTGATCATGGTCGCACCCAAGGGACCCGGCTTCATGGTCCGCCGCCAGTACGAGGAAGGCAAAGGGGTGCCTGCACTCATTGCTGTTCACCAGGATCACACGGGTAACGCGCATAAGATTGCTCTTGCTTATGCCAAGGGTATTGGTGCCACCCGTGCCGTCGTACTTGAGACCTCGTTCCGCGAGGAGACCGAAACGGACCTCTTTGGAGAGCAGGCCGTTCTCTGCGGGGGTTGCACCTCGCTTGTGAAAGCCGGCTTTGAGACCCTCGTTGATGCAGGCTACGAGCCGGAGATGGCGTATCTTGAAGTCTGCCACGAACTGAAGCTGATTGTCGACCTCATATACGAGGGGGGTCTCACCAACATGCGCCAGTATATCAGCAACACGGCGCAGTACGGAGATCTCACCCGAGGCTCCCGTGTCATCGGCCCTGAAGCGTATGAGGCAATGCAGGAGATCCTTGAGGAGATCCAGAGCGGTAAGTTTGCCCGGGAATGGATGCTTGAGAACCTGGTGAACCGCCCGGTCTTTACCGCGCTCACCAATGCTGATGAAGAGCACCTTATCGAAGAAGTGGGCAAAGAAGTGCGTGGCATGATGCCCCAGTTCAGGAGATAA
- a CDS encoding ATP-binding protein, protein MSGDSEILRIMEVVLTAEIVNQSPDLDINDLTPACREIFGVTSASDVKRPVYVSDGLIKRSLAIADAHQKLAANPFIAYEEFGQRLRITALEPAAQWFLKQGGKSLIGINPALAFYFERLDNTDISYKIVRAANPPFEDTKAHLDARLSKLIGEDEKLRGALDLVIINAPEEVEQHIGDLVCTPEQLAIIGKIQHAITHREFLQHHRIYEIGKLLFVGPPGTGKTSLALAMSRAMHMPVLEVRLSMITSQYLGETSKNIDRIFELAKKLSPAILFIDEFDFVAKSRTADDHGAMKRAVNSLLKNIDKINLIKNGVLLIGATNHPQLLDEAAWRRFDEVVEFSLPDEEMRKNILKKVTASLPCELDYQELASKTEGFSGSDLRMMVKEAILSTLMDSRQTIIRTDIEKGIAMVRTREAIRHLNWL, encoded by the coding sequence ATGTCTGGTGATTCTGAAATCCTGCGTATAATGGAAGTCGTTCTGACCGCTGAAATAGTCAACCAGAGCCCGGATCTTGATATCAATGACCTGACGCCTGCGTGCCGCGAAATTTTTGGCGTCACCAGCGCATCCGATGTCAAGCGACCGGTCTATGTCAGTGACGGCCTGATCAAACGTTCACTCGCGATTGCGGATGCCCATCAGAAACTTGCCGCAAACCCGTTCATTGCCTACGAGGAATTCGGGCAGAGGCTCCGTATTACGGCCCTTGAGCCGGCCGCGCAGTGGTTCCTGAAACAGGGTGGGAAATCCCTCATCGGGATCAATCCGGCCCTGGCATTTTATTTTGAGCGGCTGGATAACACGGACATCTCCTATAAGATAGTCCGGGCCGCAAATCCGCCCTTTGAAGATACCAAGGCTCATCTTGACGCCCGCCTGTCCAAACTTATTGGCGAGGATGAGAAACTCAGGGGTGCCCTGGACCTCGTCATCATCAATGCCCCCGAAGAGGTCGAACAGCATATCGGGGACCTGGTATGTACCCCTGAACAACTGGCTATCATAGGTAAGATCCAGCACGCTATTACCCACCGGGAATTCCTGCAGCATCACCGGATTTATGAGATCGGAAAGCTCCTCTTTGTCGGTCCTCCAGGCACCGGGAAAACATCCCTCGCCCTTGCCATGTCTCGGGCAATGCATATGCCGGTCCTTGAAGTACGGCTCTCAATGATAACCTCCCAGTACCTCGGAGAAACTTCCAAGAATATCGACCGTATTTTCGAACTCGCAAAGAAACTGTCCCCGGCCATCCTGTTCATCGATGAGTTCGATTTCGTTGCCAAGAGCCGCACTGCCGATGACCACGGGGCCATGAAACGGGCAGTCAATTCGCTCCTGAAAAACATCGACAAAATCAACCTCATCAAGAACGGTGTACTCCTGATCGGCGCAACCAACCATCCCCAGCTCCTTGACGAAGCAGCATGGCGCCGGTTCGATGAAGTTGTTGAGTTCTCCCTCCCGGATGAAGAGATGAGAAAGAATATCCTCAAAAAAGTCACCGCTTCGCTTCCCTGCGAACTCGATTACCAGGAACTGGCATCGAAAACAGAAGGATTCTCCGGCTCGGATCTCCGTATGATGGTCAAGGAGGCCATCCTGTCCACACTCATGGATTCGCGGCAGACTATTATCCGCACTGATATTGAGAAAGGTATCGCCATGGTAAGGACCCGGGAAGCCATCCGCCACCTCAACTGGTTGTAA